A genomic window from Denticeps clupeoides chromosome 11, fDenClu1.1, whole genome shotgun sequence includes:
- the LOC114799958 gene encoding N-acylethanolamine-hydrolyzing acid amidase-like, which translates to MMLWVPLVFALCSVPPCRTDPRAPELTVSLDVPAEKRWAPLFQLYDADFLRRAAADVIDSTVPKWVHHAVIPIVEALEKYIPPPYAQEIRGMASFYSSSIADVVMLNFAYEVSAFCTSVVAQDTKGNIYHGRNLDYPHDVLRNLTLDINFMRNGKLAYRGTTFAGYVGVWTGQSNKKFTVTGDQRSKGHWWENVIAALMKSSPVSWLVRETLSEAADFQDAVMRLSAAPLIADVYYIVGGINPSEGVVITRDRRGPSDIWPLDPLHGMWYRVETNYDHWLPTPPQDHRRTVAEKTLNSTGQEHINLDTLFKVLTVVPVCNRITIYTTVMSAAAPEEYRTELRKCMQK; encoded by the exons ATGATGCTGTGGGTACCGCTGGTGTTCGCGCTCTGTTCGGTGCCGCCGTGCCGCACGGACCCCCGAGCTCCGGAGCTCACGGTCAGTCTGGATGTTCCTGCCGAGAAGCGATGGGCGCCGCTGTTCCAGCTCTACGACGCGGACTTTCTGCGCAGAGCTGCAGCAGACGTGATCGA TTCAACTGTTCCCAAGTGGGTGCATCATGCAGTGATTCCCATTGTGGAAGCTCTAGAAAAGTATATTCCACCACCATATGCTCAAGAGATCCGGGGAATGGCTTCCTTCTACAGCAGCAGCATCGCTGATGTTGTGATGTTGAATTTTGCCTATGAAGTATCAGC GTTTTGTACGAGTGTTGTAGCTCAAGACACAAAGGGAAATATCTACCATGGAAGAAATCTGGATTATCCACATGATGTCCTCAGAAATCTGACACTTGACATTAATTTCATGAGAAATGGAAAG CTGGCGTACAGAGGCACAACTTTTGCTGGCTATGTCGGGGTGTGGACTGGACAAAGCAACAAGAAGTTCACTGTGACTGGAGACCAGCGCT CTAAAGGCCACTGGTGGGAGAATGTCATCGCTGCACTGATGAAAAGCTCTCCGGTGAGCTGGCTGGTGCGAGAA ACCCTCAGCGAAGCAGCGGACTTCCAGGATGCGGTCATGAGGTTGTCCGCAGCTCCCCTAATTGCTGATGTGTACTACATAGTCGGGGGCATCAATCCTAGTGAAGGTGTGGTGATTACCAGAGACAGAAGAGGTCCATCTGATATTTGGCCTCTGGATCCACTTCATGGAAT GTGGTACAGAGTAGAAACAAACTACGAccactggctgcccactccaCCCCAGGACCATCGCAG GACTGTAGCTGAAAAAACACTCAACTCTACTGGTCAGGAACACATCAACTTGGATACGCTCTTCAAG GTTTTAACTGTAGTGCCAGTTTGCAACAG AATCACCATTTATACGACAGTGATGAGTGCTGCTGCCCCTGAAGAGTACAGAACTGAGCTCAGAAAG TGTATGCAGAAGTGA